The Bradysia coprophila strain Holo2 chromosome III, BU_Bcop_v1, whole genome shotgun sequence region CATTTCAGTTCTAAGTTCCGATAGAATTATTGCGTAATGTAATGTACTTGTTTtcacaaatgatttttaagaAGTTATGAGTCTAATCATCAGACTAACGCAACACTAATTCTAgtagcacggcagagtaaaaccaggcaggagcggctcatttttgaaacgtcaaataagggatacctatacactgtatgaaaatgaactcaaatgaacactgatgtaaattgaataattttattcgcaaaaagtaaggctactagataattcaggtaCCTATTCAAaccaagcgctcctgcctggtttattttactctgccgtgctagTTTATTATCTTAAATCCAATGTATCGCTTGATACATTCATGTCTGAAGTTTTACTTTGGtaaattatattcgaccaaTATTTGTATGGGACGATCACTGGAATTTTTCCTGttagaaatattttcgatCACAAAAAATAGGAATCTGATCGCTAGAAAACAAGCATTTGATCgctaaaaatgataaatttatcGAGTATGCTTCCTCCTACCTTATTTACcatcgcttcgctctggctgCAAACTTTCGCTCTTagtggaatttcctattttctccctgatgtgaacacaacgttttcatACTTGCGTTTTGCGAAAATCCGCATTTTTGTcaactttgaagaaaataaaataaatagcgGGTTTTGGTATTCATCCATTTTAAGTGAGATAATAATCATATTCTCACCCAATATGGCTGATCCAACATTTTAGGggagaaaattattatttgtagGTCTCGATACGTCACACGGAAAAGTACTTTCGGACTACAGTCGTTGTgacgtaaatgactatttctcACGTAAGATGACGCCTCTCAGAAAGCCAACAAAACGCCTCTTCACAACGCTTCATAGTGGGCAAAATAAGGATTATAGCATCGCTAGCATGAAAAATCTCAAGTAAAGGAGTCATGCTTTCTTTATATACAATGTTAGGAGAAAGAGTAATgattccttctacaaaatgtgaaACGATCTTATGTTCTTAAGAATCGAGGCTTTGAATGTAGGTGAAGAAGTATTACGCTCCGATTACGCTCCGCTCTATCGCGTTCtatttttttacttgaaaacatttcttgttAAATGCAGCCTGACTAGGTCTGATTATGGCCCATTATTGGTCATTTTAATTACCGAATTTACCTAAATCTCCGATGCATTGGTTATTTACCTTTTACTACAATTTCGTATTTCTAACACCAATGCGCCAGTTTTTATTGGTTTGGGGTTGCTCAAAAATCGTCTTTTTGTAGTTtcaataaaagtttatttttttcaaaaatctacTTTATTAGTAACGTTGACCGCGTGAGGGTCCTCCATGGCCATGACCGCTGTGTTGATTATAACCGTATGCACCATCATGTCCACCATGTCCATGTCCATGTCCATGTGGATTGAAGCCACCGTGACCACCATGTCCACTATGTGGATTATAGCCGCCACCATGACCACCATGTCCACCTTGGTCAAAGCCATTATTTCCGCCGCCACCAAATTGACCGTGTCCATTTTGTCCAAGAATGTGATTCTGACCTTGACCTCCATAACTATCATAACCGTTTTGACCACCTCCATATTGAGGCAATGCAGAAATTTGCATAACCATGGCTACGAGTGCCACCAACTGTTAAGAGAATTACGTTCAGGTCAATTGGGTCAAAATTAGGTGAATTAGaactagaatttttattttaaagatggGATAATAAACATTCGTTGATATTTCTGAGAACCGATTCATATGTCTATTGTTGCGAATTTCTctatgaaaattaatattttcaacttctttaaaaagtgatttttcattattttaaaacgtttaatttgaaaagataactttgttttagttttaattGATCCACGATATATTTACATGATCGTAATAACCACAAACGaaactacatttttctttgaaatgaataaatattgCTTCAAATTTTCACGTTGGTAAACAATTCTATTTGGACACTTCACCTAGTTATTATGAACCTATAATGAACCTTTTTGATGGTGAATTTATATTGATTCTTAAACTTTTAAATGGTATGCACTTCAGATGTTATTCCATCAATCCACATTTTCAAAGTTTACCCTGTATCTGTACTTTTTACACTACTAAACCACATCAATGTAAAATAACAAGAATTAATAGATTACTATGTATTTCAAttgattaattaaaatattagaGAGAGCCgctgaatttttaattaaacaagaAACATTTCCCTATTATAAGCACAACTTATCAAgctaatttaaaatgaaatttccacgTACCacaattttgttcatttttataaaaatttggtaaattaaGTAAAGTTAAAAGTGAAAACCTTCTGATCGAATAATAAACTGGTTCGTATTTCATTTGAGCGTTGCttaaatagagaaaaatgtaaCTTGCGTTCAAATAATCCGTGATTTAAcgacaacaaacaaaccaaaacatTAACAGTATTGACCTGCGATAACCGACCGAGAATTGAAACCGAAAACATTGATAGAAGAAGCGATTTgcaaaatgcttttttttaaaatacaaGTTACATAACCGCTCGTTGGAGAACAAAATATGTTGTGGTTATCAGTGTCTCAATTTATATGGCAATAATgacgaaatcatttttaagCGTGACGAAAATCAATATTATGTTAAAAGTCTGCACAAGCGGAAAAAAAGTCAGTACCACTCGAGGGCAACATCCATAAAGGACTTATCTCCGATTTCTCAGAAACTAATGAACCGATTTTGACACACTTTTTGTAAAGGTAGTAAGAAGTTATAACTTTTGAGTCTGACTTAAATTTCAGTGGAATTTTTCGTCGTATTTTCTAGTTTCTTCAGTTGTGGCCGATTGACTTCATGTCGGGCTCAAAAATCATTACTTTTTACTACCTTTCAGTCGTTGGTTCAATCGTTTCTGAGACATCGGAGATATGCCCTTTAGTGATGTTGTCCTCGATATAGAAGACTGTAACAGGCAATAATGCCAATAGGTTGAAaattatccatttttttttcattaaaaaacgTTCTTGTGAAACACAAAAACACAAGAACCAAgaacttttgaaaatacaAACACAAAACGTAATCTACGTTTTTGTTTGGTATTTAAAAGTACATATTCCAATTCATAAGTCGACTTTTTTATCAATGAAGTAGCAATGTATGAAGAATTGAATAATCTTCtactgaacaaaaaaaaaacggtggTTGAGACTATCTTATGCATATTTTATTGGACAACAAATTATACAAAGTATACGAATTTCTATATCACACTGTTTTTGTAGACACATCAATCTTTCAATCGTTATGTCGTCATCTACAATAACACCAATACGTACACAAGTCTACAAATTAGTTAGTTGgagaacattttcattattaacGACCATATCCTCCTTTGTGAGAACCGCCGCCGTAGCCTCCAGCACTTGCTGCACCAGATGATGCAGCTCCACCATATCCTCCGTAGCCATTCAAACCGCCTCCATGACCACCTCCGTGACCAGCATCATGTCCGCCTCCTCCATAACCATTGAGTCCACTACCTCCACCATGGCCACCATGTCCACCTTGACCGCCATGTCCAGATCCACCGTATCCTCCACTAGGTCCGCCTCCTCCAAATCCACTATCTCCGTAGCCtttaagtaaaacaaaaaaaataatgaaaaattttgcaattttcgtattttatcgGTCGTACTGTTTCTATTATATTTATCTAGTCGTAATTTGAGTCTTTATTTGGGAAACACTTGCGTCTTTTTAGAGAGACAAACTTTAAGGTAAACTATACTTACCATgtccaccaccaccacctccTCCTCCACCACCGCCGCCGCCACCGCCGAATCCTGCAATGAGAACAAAGATTAGTCACGACACGATTTTTCTAAAACGTTTAAGTTAACAACGAACGATTTACGTTAAAAGATTTGTGtttattacttattattatTGATTTAAACCGAAGCTATTTCTTGAACAAACTTATAATTACTCAATATTCCTATGACTGATTATACAGACTTGCTATTGTACtcttttggtttttaattttgtatatCATTTGTGCATCAAGGAATTCGTAAGTTACTTGAgataaatggaaataaatgcATTGGTTGCcagcatttttcatttaatacattttcaaattccaAATTCTGATGAGTTTCAGAATATCAGTTgacataaaaacataaaaatgaacaaagagagtttcagaaaattgaagaaataaattcgataatttgttACTAATGTAGTGGAACATTAGATCAGCTATTAGTTCATTTTCAAAGTCTGATATAAGTAATgtgaatacaaaaaattgaaatcgaagtCGCATAATTTCGCAAACTATTCAATTCACGTAATTACCTTGCAGACCGCCAGATCCATGTCCACCAGATCCATGTCCACTGGATCCATGACCACCACCATGTCCTGCATCTCCTAAAGCAGCTCCATGTCCTCCATTTCCAAGTCCACCACCTCCAAATCCTCCGTGATCTCCTCCACTTCCTCCAAAGCCGCCTTGATTACCACCGCCGAATGAACCTGCACTTGCACTTGCTGACGCTTGAGCACTTGCTCCTCCATATCCTCCGCCATATCCCGAATTACCGCCGCCGCCACCACCATTATATCCACCTCCTCCCGGACGTGCAACAGCAACTGCTATTACGATAGCTAACACATAAATTGTTCTCTAGAAACAAatagaatttaagaatttatttgttttgtttaattcaAAGATAAACGGATAAGCCACAAATCATTTAGAATAGCAATAAACTATCAACATTCACATTCAtttaaatcacaaattttattacgAACGTTTATCCATtagattaattttattttctcttacCAAGAACATTTTGTTTCTCACTTATCCAAACTGATCAAAATTTGTGGCTGTACCACGGTTTTATACCAAAATCATCTCAAGGTTAAAAAACTATATTCAGCCCATATTCACACATACAAcctgaaaattaatttgaagaaCAAGGCATAAAGGTGTACATAATTCCCATACCTAGAATTTCCATTATTGCTTTGAAAAGATCTTCGCAATTTTCAAAGTAGTTGTTACGGAAAAAAAGTGCAAATAATGTTCTAgacataataaaataaatcattaTCTTCATTGCTAATTTAACTGGTTTTACTcacaacacttttttttaagctTAATTGAacttaaaaatgaattcaatattTACTCTGGCCATCGCTTGTATGCTCAGTTTTTAAAGTCATTAACTTACTAGAATTTGggtaaatttaaacaaaaaatgatttggtCAATACGAAAATGATGCTTCTAATATTGACTTGAGTGTATGCAGACAATGATGGCAAACGACATCGCGGAAGCTCTAGAAAAGAAATAGCATAACAATGTCCACAATAAAGTTTTTATATCAAACAACTTAACAATTCAATTCagcaatttgatttttttttattgcacgTAAGTTCTTGTACTAACAGTCTATTCTTGATTATCTGGCATTAAGCCGTCATCACTACCATACACATTATTTTGTAATACATAAAAAATGGGACACGTTTTACAAATACTTCTGTAACACAAGCAGTAAATTTGCCCTGAATAATTAGacattcaacaaaaacatttctgcCTTTACGTCttttgaatgtgaatttttTGCCAGGTCAACAGGGTATCTTCATAGTTGTTGTCTTACTATTACtagtcatttttttgttatagaaaaatatttaagaagtATATCTATATACACCACTCAAAACAACAGGTATCTTTAAGCATtgcatcaattttttattaaaatagaaTTCAGAACTTAGAAGttgaaatttacaatttaaaattggcTACAGTTTCACATAAGAACATTTcagaaatactttttttttattgcaaatcATGATTGCAATTAGACAAGAaaaataacataaattaaCCGGTTTCTCTTGgtatcattttttgtttatttggaCAGAGTTctaaaacaaatgattttatcCATTACATGATTGGTTGTAGAATACTAAGCAATTTCAAGTTATTTTAAGTTTGCCGCAATTTGCTGAAAAAAATACATTAGGAGTAATTAGATACCACTCGGTACTCTTATATCGATTCATATCAGTTGTGTTCTTCAGAGTTTATCATCtttctccttttttatatAGTCATTCAATTCTTAAAGTTTCATGATCTTTGACGATTAAGACGTGTAGAGTATACGGTAACTctggggaaaaaaaattcccacaTCCCAGTGGGATGATCCCACCGTATATTGATATATCTCTATATTTGGCACCTTTtcacattttgattttgcgGTAGACCAAAAACCagtcaattttcgatttttttgacAATCTTAGTTTCTGGCCATGACCTTTCAGAATTGCTATGGTTACCCAAAAAAagtacaaacaatttttcatacaaatttgaacCACCCCAAACTTATGTTAATGTTAGTATATCACATAAGTGTATCGCACACAATATCCAATATGTAAAAATGGAGATTTTAGATAGTACTACAACCCGAGTATTGGGACGATCAAGAAGTGCTTTCTTTAAGTTATCGCTTCacttttaatatatattttttttaatttctgtttacATTACTAAAGTTCAGATTCAGTTCagattgatttaaattttatctgGATCTGAATCTCAAAATTTCAGATCGAATTTTTCAGATTCATTTCAGATCTggtctgaaaattttcagattagtCTGATCTGTTCCGAGCTTTATACCATTAGTGTACTTTGTGTTTACATACAATTTGATAAGCAACTGCAAATATGATGATTTCAGTGAGTTATGATGTAACAAACAGTCAATGATATTTTTCTCACTTAGtcatcaaacaaaacaaaagtgcAATAATTGATCGGAGTCAACAACAATAATTAATCACTGTGATAGTTAGCATAATAAACCTTAAACGattttgcattcatttcattttggaaAAGGGGATTTTCAGACttctaattaaattatttgatttaataCATTTGATATACGCTGCTCACTGAAATTAAAAGGGACTGCTACATTCTCATCTGCTAATTCAACTATTTGAGCGTTGTACTCGTAATGTTGAAACagcaattgaaaaagaaaaagttaaattgaCTTTCAAAATTGACAAGCCAACCTTTTGAATTGCTGATTCAACATTACGATTACGAGTACAACGTTCAAATAGTTGAATTAGCAGATCAGAATGTAGGTGTCCCTTCTATTTTCAGTAGGGTATCTTAGGGCCTTAGGGCCTAAAGTAGTGGGGCTTAAAAGCTGATGAAGGAGTTTAAGTCTTCTAAAAATGGCGATAAATTAAGTAATATACTTGTCATaatttgaagaagaagaaacttAGACCGAAGCACGACGGAgtaaaaccaggcaggagctgttcattttctcaaatgaacactgacataaattattttaaattcatatCGCAAAATACAAGGTCCATAGTCAAATCAAGTGCTACTCCCCGGTTTTACTCTGATTGATCAAAGGAAATACCAGACTAAATAGTTATACTAGCTATATACTTGCCGTCTGTTAAAGGTTAAAAACGTTTACATTCGCCTTTGATCGAAAGTACGACTTTGAATCGAATtcacatatttaaaaaatgtcaaaatgttccACACTCAccaaataaacaaattcatttttcagttCGAGACTGActgtaaaataaattggaattcATTTTTCAGTGCAAGGCTGACTGAAAAGAGAGATGCGGTTCATTTCCCTATGTATACTGTATGATACAAATCGGTCATTCATAATGTAGTAGACATAGCAAAGCGCAAACTGAGCGCATTCTCTCTTCATACACGAACGTTGTCAAAAATCGGTCAGCCATGTtattgcaatatttttgtgtgttatcaacgcacttcaagcgaaagtggtactctaaatagggtgttgaaacttgacagtggggatgaaatttcatacaaaatagtactctatttgtcAGGTGTcaatcgaagcacttttgcttggagtgcgttggtgTTATTGAAGTGATCGGCATATTTTCCGTTGGTTTAGTGCTCAGTTTCTAAGAGACGTATGTTCTTCGCGTGGATGAGTTGTTTACAATCAATTTATAAGAATcgcaaaaacttttaattgaatATACCAAATTTACGAAGAATTATAACAAAACCGTAAAAATCGAattaactaacaaatcatttgCTCCCAAATGATGCGCATTTCGAACTtaaagacaacaaaaaattcatatcaCTTCTGACCCATAACAAAGTCGTGTTTACGAGTGAAATACATGGAAGAACcgaaaactacatttttaATTGCTAATTTACGCAAGGTTTTTTATACgaaatgatttcaaaataattttttgtcgggGAATCACAATTCGTTCCATGAGCTGTAGACCTCTTGTGATTCTAAGTAGTCAACATGATCAACAATTCGTATTTATTTCGTGATACTTTGTGATTGTGGTTTCTCATTCAAAAACATCAGCTAGCGGGACGTATATCTTTATGATTGATTTCAACTTACCAAAAATATACTCCGATAGAGAGTAGGGTGGgttgtattttcattttgtttttattttaaaaggcctggcccaggctgtacttagaattgaccaaggaatccgaaacagcaaaacatttttttttaaattgatttttggctgatttttgattttccgggtagtagcatgaaattgcaaaaaatgttgACTGATATCTCGGACATTTGGGAACAGAAGGCATTACTGCTAACTGTAGTtaatagctgaggagtccagcCATAAAGaccataagaacgttgttgatcttcgccttcactcgggcagagtaactctgtcagtgttcccaactaagacttttcgaccaaaattttcaacttttttgcaaataaaatcgacaaaacACGGCATAATATgtcgtgtgaggtatgtctgGACAGGTAATCTCGtagagaatccattgcagaGAAGTTTGATGATAACGAGTTAAAGAAACTCCCAGGAACTCTGTTTTCGAAGCACAAAGTTGGCAATTTTTGAGTGGGCACCATACTCTACCACCCGTTCAATTAGCATGAATTTGTGTTTACCATTGTGTAGTTACTATTCTTAGCTTGGTTGCATATAATCTAGCTTGGTTGCATTGAAAAATGTCATAGTTCCATTCGGTAATGAATTCTACTCATGCGAAGCACATGACCTGCGACTTAAACCAGAATGTTTTCACAGCGAATATTAATCTGGTCTTACGAATTGTACAACCACATAACAGCGAATGGTATAATTTCTGTGTGGCTCCTACTTCATCAGAAGCCAAAGCAGCACAAAttcttttatctttttttcAGTACGTTGTCCAACTTCACTTTGGACATACAGGACAACTTGTTCAGCGAATTTTTGATCGTCTTATTAAAGCTTTAGTAACCTACCAGTCAAGACGTGTGTTCCTTGTTactagaaattaatttaaattttgtgttcaaCTTATTTATTTGGTATCAATTAATTTCGAATACAATGGCTGCTAAAATTGCTGTAAGTATTTTCGATGAAATGTTCACAGTGGTTTCTATGAAGGAATTGTTGAATATTGAAAACAACAAAGCCTACGATTTGTATCGAAATACAAAGTTTTAAAGAGACTCATAAAGCATGGCGTTTAATGGAATGAGAAACGTGACTTTGGATTCGAAATTTCtctgaatattttattcgaatttctATTTCATTCTAATAAAGTACTGCGCAATTACAGACAGATTTACACAAATACATCGAATTCTAAATTAATTGGAgatttaatttcataattaaaatgaagaaattgaattaaaatcagCTGCTTAGGATGAACTACCCTTGcaatttacattcatttcagaaattttttagaaaccGACAATATCAAAGGTTTACGTGTACCAAGGtcacatcaaaaaaatgtgtctCGCATTGTTTCGATTAAATAATGGGAACATTCGCTTTGTTCAAGACTTATGAACTTGAACAAGGTCAATCAATTCAGTTGTTCTtacagattttcaaaaagtttgtAATTCCAATGAAacttttgactgaaaaattgaCACGATGATTCAAAGCGGACGAGAATCTAACTATTTCGATTctgtgaatttatttaattgactTGTATAgcagaaaatttgagaatcgATTCTGAGAATTATACAATTGCGATTAGCGATTAGTGCAAATTTAGTTTGGGGAAGGAAACCTAAGAAGATTTTTCTGTGTCAGCGATTGATGAAATCTTATAGTTTGtcaataacaaaaatagtTTACATAACTCAACGATGATTCGGTTTAAATTCGCTTATCGCTCACATACTACTACACAATTTGACCGATTTATTGATAGCAATTAGCAACATCGATTATTATACTATCTGCTGATGttctacaaaattttccaagatTCTTTAGTATAAAAGGAAACTGAATTAATAGTCAGACAATTAATAGTCAGTGAACACTAACAGCTATCGCGTCAAAATGGCAAAATTTTTGGTGATTTACTTGAAAATCATTCGTTTCCAACTGAAAATTGTGAACTAAAACGAGTTTTTCGTTTCGAATCTTTACAGATAATTCTCTTTGCAATCGTTATGTGCGTAATGGCATACGGAAACGATGATAACATCGGATACAACAGAAACGACCGCCATGACACCAAACAAGGAGGACATGGAAGTTCAGTTGGCCGTGGTTCGGCGGGACATGGCCAGGGATATGGACATGACGATCAACGATTTGGAAATCGCCACGAACAGGGTGGACATGGTGGTGGTAGCGGACATGGTAGTGGATACGGTCATGGTAGTGAACGCGGTTATGGTAATGAGCGCGGTTATGGTAATGGACACAATGATCGTGGTCATGATCGCGATGACCGTCGACATAATGATGGACATGGACGTAAATACTAAATAATTCCTCTAGGCTTGTGTAAAGTTCTACAATGTCGAATTGAAATCATTGTatgataaatttaataaatttttttttcgtgcttCCCAACTATACTCAAATGTTTTTGCgttacaatttatttcaacTGCAGTAATCATTGGCGACAAAAAACCAGTGTTCCCATTAATGTTTCAACGTAAAAATTCAGTGTTATGGTGTAAGAATCCCCATATAAAGTGCAGAATCGTTGAGAGGGCCTTTATTTAGGGAGAtttattataataaataaTGTGATGGCGATCAgattattgaaaaatgacgaaatatattggctcCCAACCAAGCTTTCATATTATAATGTCGACAAGAAACTATCCAGTCgccgaaatatttttccacataattttccaatttcaaattttctactAAGTCATCATCCAtccttgaaaatttaaataacaatATACGACAATTACAAAACCACAAATGTCAGCATCCATATACCAAAGTCAAACCAATGCTAACACGTACACACAAGTTAGATAAGTGCAATGAGACGTgaccgattttattttttcctatCCATCCTTTTACAACCAAcccaataataaaattgattgtgtATCGATTCCGTTGTATGTGCGTTCGGTTAAAAATGTACCGGTTGATGTAATGTAAAGTCTAAATTGCAATCCATCAATCGATAATTGACAAGGAATGaattgttgaaattaaatttgattgttcGGCGGTGGGCTGTTGCCTTTCCGtattctttttaaattaaattatagaTCGCCCCAATTGGTATGTGTCGCATTGTATGCTACACTACATTTGTATTCATTATTATCATTATCAAGCGTACCATATACTTAGCAGTATGAGTGTGTCGAGTTATGGAGTCGAAATGATTCAACTGGACTTATCTTagccatagaggtagactacatAATCTGGTTTATTTCTctgtaaaattcaataaaataat contains the following coding sequences:
- the LOC119079203 gene encoding cold and drought-regulated protein CORA-like, giving the protein MNKIVLVALVAMVMQISALPQYGGGQNGYDSYGGQGQNHILGQNGHGQFGGGGNNGFDQGGHGGHGGGYNPHSGHGGHGGFNPHGHGHGHGGHDGAYGYNQHSGHGHGGPSRGQRY
- the LOC119079131 gene encoding acanthoscurrin-2-like isoform X2 produces the protein MFLRTIYVLAIVIAVAVARPGGGGYNGGGGGGNSGYGGGYGGASAQASASASAGSFGGGNQGGFGGSGGDHGGFGGGGLGNGGHGAALGDAGHGGGHGSGGLQGFGGGGGGGGGGGGGGGHGGYGDSGFGGGGPSGGYGGSGHGGQGGHGGHGGGSGLNGYGGGGHDAGHGGGHGGGLNGYGGYGGAASSGAASAGGYGGGSHKGGYGR
- the LOC119079131 gene encoding glycine-rich protein DOT1-like isoform X4 yields the protein MFLRTIYVLAIVIAVAVARPGGGGYNGGGGGGNSGYGGGYGGASAQASASASAGSFGGGNQGGFGGSGGDHGGFGGGGLGNGGHGAALGDAGHGGGHGSGGLQGGYGDSGFGGGGPSGGYGGSGHGGQGGHGGHGGGSGLNGYGGGGHDAGHGGGHGGGLNGYGGYGGAASSGAASAGGYGGGSHKGGYGR
- the LOC119079131 gene encoding acanthoscurrin-2-like isoform X3 → MFLRTIYVLAIVIAVAVARPGGGGYNGGGGGGNSGYGGGYGGASAQASASASAGSFGGGNQGGFGGSGGDHGGFGGGGLGNGGHGAALGDAGHGGGHGSSGHGSGGHGSGGLQGGYGDSGFGGGGPSGGYGGSGHGGQGGHGGHGGGSGLNGYGGGGHDAGHGGGHGGGLNGYGGYGGAASSGAASAGGYGGGSHKGGYGR
- the LOC119079131 gene encoding glycine-rich cell wall structural protein 1.8-like isoform X1; protein product: MFLRTIYVLAIVIAVAVARPGGGGYNGGGGGGNSGYGGGYGGASAQASASASAGSFGGGNQGGFGGSGGDHGGFGGGGLGNGGHGAALGDAGHGGGHGSSGHGSGGHGSGGLQGFGGGGGGGGGGGGGGGHGYGDSGFGGGGPSGGYGGSGHGGQGGHGGHGGGSGLNGYGGGGHDAGHGGGHGGGLNGYGGYGGAASSGAASAGGYGGGSHKGGYGR
- the LOC119079178 gene encoding holotricin-3-like isoform X1, whose product is MAAKIAIILFAIVMCVMAYGNDDNIGYNRNDRHDTKQGGHGSSVGRGSAGHGQGYGHDDQRFGNRHEQGGHGGGSGHGSGYGHGSERGYGNERGYGNGHNDRGHDRDDRRHNDGHGRKY
- the LOC119079178 gene encoding holotricin-3-like isoform X2, which gives rise to MAKFLIILFAIVMCVMAYGNDDNIGYNRNDRHDTKQGGHGSSVGRGSAGHGQGYGHDDQRFGNRHEQGGHGGGSGHGSGYGHGSERGYGNERGYGNGHNDRGHDRDDRRHNDGHGRKY